The following proteins come from a genomic window of Polyodon spathula isolate WHYD16114869_AA chromosome 44, ASM1765450v1, whole genome shotgun sequence:
- the LOC121305704 gene encoding P2R1A-PPP2R2A-interacting phosphatase regulator 1-like isoform X2: protein MERMEVDQCAGAAAGSGGALRRSNSAPMITGVSDGAAVFHAGGSTRYRRSSVSVNLSCPGLALPLSPFRLASGRLEPHKQEESMEMNSRDTLPRNSSQHSQHTVRNWDEGFSLPIHAVDSGVTPNSSPSPTRRFARRSVRPSVLSPPLGSLKRKGGVDLDAPPKKLFVAGVPGRGRSDSALLTADCSLSVFPAGCVGAEVPVCTPPQDPPPLSLAVSLPAPHSPLCFPQAFTTQPPGI, encoded by the exons ATGGAGCGGATGGAGGTGGATCAGTGCGCAGGCGCAGCTGCGGGAAGCGGAGGGGCTCTGCGGCGGTCCAACAGCGCCCCCATGATCACGGGTGTCAG TGACGGCGCGGCCGTGTTCCACGCGGGGGGGTCCACGCGCTATCGGAGGAGCAGCGTGTCCGTCAATCTCAGCTGCCCGGGACTG gccctccccctctctccattCCGATTGGCCAGTGGTCGGTTGGAGCCTCACAAGCAG GAGGAAAGCATGGAGATGAACTCCAGAGACACACTGCCGAGGAACAG CTCCCAGCACTCCCAGCACACAGTCAGGAACTGGGATGAAGGATTCTCACTG CCAATTCATGCTGTTGACAGTGGGGTCACGCCAAATTCGTCCCCCAGTCCAACAAGGAGGTTTGCAAG GAGAAGTGTGAGGCCCAGTGTGCTCTCCCCGCCCCTGGGATCCCTCAAGAGAAAAG GTGGCGTGGATCTCGACGCCCCCCCTAAGAAGCTGTTTGTGGCGGGGGTGCCAGGACGGGGACGCTCGGACTCTGCTCTCCTCACAGCGGACTGCTCTCTCAG CGTGTTCCCTGCTGGGTGCGTCGGAGCCGAGGTCCCAGTCTGCACCCCGCCCCAGGACCCCCCTCCTCTGTCCCTCGCAGTCTCCCTGCCAGCCCCCCACTCTCCACTCTGCTTCCCTCAAGCCTTCACCACACAGCCCCCTGGCATCTAA
- the LOC121305704 gene encoding P2R1A-PPP2R2A-interacting phosphatase regulator 1-like isoform X1, with the protein MERMEVDQCAGAAAGSGGALRRSNSAPMITGVSDGAAVFHAGGSTRYRRSSVSVNLSCPGLALPLSPFRLASGRLEPHKQEESMEMNSRDTLPRNSSQHSQHTVRNWDEGFSLPIHAVDSGVTPNSSPSPTRRFASRRSVRPSVLSPPLGSLKRKGGVDLDAPPKKLFVAGVPGRGRSDSALLTADCSLSVFPAGCVGAEVPVCTPPQDPPPLSLAVSLPAPHSPLCFPQAFTTQPPGI; encoded by the exons ATGGAGCGGATGGAGGTGGATCAGTGCGCAGGCGCAGCTGCGGGAAGCGGAGGGGCTCTGCGGCGGTCCAACAGCGCCCCCATGATCACGGGTGTCAG TGACGGCGCGGCCGTGTTCCACGCGGGGGGGTCCACGCGCTATCGGAGGAGCAGCGTGTCCGTCAATCTCAGCTGCCCGGGACTG gccctccccctctctccattCCGATTGGCCAGTGGTCGGTTGGAGCCTCACAAGCAG GAGGAAAGCATGGAGATGAACTCCAGAGACACACTGCCGAGGAACAG CTCCCAGCACTCCCAGCACACAGTCAGGAACTGGGATGAAGGATTCTCACTG CCAATTCATGCTGTTGACAGTGGGGTCACGCCAAATTCGTCCCCCAGTCCAACAAGGAGGTTTGCAAG CAGGAGAAGTGTGAGGCCCAGTGTGCTCTCCCCGCCCCTGGGATCCCTCAAGAGAAAAG GTGGCGTGGATCTCGACGCCCCCCCTAAGAAGCTGTTTGTGGCGGGGGTGCCAGGACGGGGACGCTCGGACTCTGCTCTCCTCACAGCGGACTGCTCTCTCAG CGTGTTCCCTGCTGGGTGCGTCGGAGCCGAGGTCCCAGTCTGCACCCCGCCCCAGGACCCCCCTCCTCTGTCCCTCGCAGTCTCCCTGCCAGCCCCCCACTCTCCACTCTGCTTCCCTCAAGCCTTCACCACACAGCCCCCTGGCATCTAA